One region of Balaenoptera ricei isolate mBalRic1 chromosome 5, mBalRic1.hap2, whole genome shotgun sequence genomic DNA includes:
- the LOC132366266 gene encoding ferritin light chain-like, giving the protein MWAEISEEHEIPQNYSIEVEAAFNHLVTLHGPASYTRLSLGFYFHHSDMALEGLGHFFRKLTEKKQEGAKPLLKMKSQRSGCALFQDGQKPSQDEWNKTQDTMEAAILTEKKLNQALLDLLALGSACADPQLCDFLESHLLGEEMKLIKKMGNHLTNFRWLSGPQAGLCKCLTVQRLTVKHD; this is encoded by the coding sequence ATTCCTCAGAATTATTCCATCGAGGTGGAGGCCGCCTTCAACCACCTGGTCACCTTGCATGGGCCGGCCTCCTACACCCGcctctctctgggcttctatTTCCACCACAGTGACATGGCTCTGGAGGGCTTGGGCCACTTTTTCCGCAAATTGACTGAGAAGAAGCAGGAGGGCGCCAAGCCTCTCTTGAAAATGAAAAGCCAGCGCAGCGGCTGTGCCCTCTTCCAGGACGGGCAGAAGCCATCTCAAGATGAGTGGAATAAGACCCAGGACACTATGGAAGCTGCCATTCTCACGGAGAAGAAGCTGAACCAGGCCCTTTTAGATCTGCTTGCTCTGGGTTCTGCCTGTGCAGACCCTCAGCTCTGTGACTTCCTGGAGAGCCACCTCCTAGGTGAGGAGATGAAACTCATCAAGAAGATGGGCAACCACCTGACTAACTTCCGATGGCTGTCTGGCCCCCAGGCTGGGCTGTGCAAGTGTCTCACCGTCCAAAGGCTCACCGTCAAGCATGACTAA